A single region of the Hippoglossus hippoglossus isolate fHipHip1 chromosome 17, fHipHip1.pri, whole genome shotgun sequence genome encodes:
- the gpr160 gene encoding probable G-protein coupled receptor 160 codes for MTQRRGGHGRNYINVYTSCCIQPALTASGNSSLIEDKQKQKQVELVLRYTIPQQQQRVHDGRQSPVHIWLTPPPTQHSMNISILSVLLGLGGKCLLNWTLVFLQRSHICRSFVGVFSVSLSVVDTAVTLIFAAIHIHTHTDGPLFLLDWQLTRYHTCLLVQILGQVYSLLQWPVVLVASLDHFCTVSLPAASSGVKGIVHSIVTVLLWNLTVLYVFLLSDFDPVLEDVSHHQMNQCWVFPTTQILQVVTLLSLTLACSVLHAVCSSTLLENPPEKNPITNQSRTHSRRSIVCQVLSIFLSTWAPLLIFLAVLLLLPVGIPSYLGLNVAWLCFLNSFLITLVLCVVCPTPRLAQGLAAVPADSFCEWRIKFNLAAEDRT; via the exons ATGACACAGCGCCGCGGTGGTCACGGACGGAATTACATCAACG TGTACACTTCTTGTTGTATCCAGCCAGCTCTAACTGCCTCTGGGAACAGCTCGTTGATAGAAGacaagcagaagcagaagcaggtGGAGCTCGTCCTCAG ATATACCatcccccagcagcagcagcgtgtccATGACGGTCGACAGTCACCAGTGCACATCTGGTTAACACCTCCACCCACACAACACAGCATGAACATCTCCATCCTCTCCGTCCTGCTCGGACTGGGAGGGAAATGTCTGCTCAACTGGACCCTGGTGTTTCTCCAGAGGAGCCACATCTGCAGGAGCTTTGTGGGAGTTTTCAGCGTGTCCCTGTCCGTCGTGGACACGGCCGTGACCCTCATCTTCGCCGCCATTCACATCCACACCCACACTGATGGCCCCCTCTTCCTCTTGGACTGGCAGCTGACCAGATACCACACGTGTTTGCTGGTTCAAATCCTCGGACAAGTCTACAGCCTCCTGCAGTGGCCCGTTGTGCTGGTGGCCAGTTTGGACCATTTCTGCACCGTTTCTCTGCCAGCGGCCTCCTCAGGGGTGAAAGGGATCGTCCACTCAATTGTGACTGTCCTCCTGTGGAACCTCACTGTTCTCTACGTCTTCCTGCTGTCTGACTTCGATCCTGTCCTGGAGGACGTGTCTCACCACCAAATGAACCAGTGCTGGGTTTTCCCCACCACTCAGATCCTGCAGGTTGTCACGCTGCTCTCCTTGACTCTGGCCTGCTCTGTGCTTCATGCTGTTTGCAGCTCTACATTATTAGAAAACCCTCCTGAGAAGAACCCAATTACAAACCAGAGCAGAACTCACTCCAGGAGAAGCATCGTTTGCCAGGTCCTGAGTATATTTCTGAGCACATGGGCCCCTCTGCTGATTTTTCTGGCCGTGCTCCTCCTGCTACCCGTGGGAATACCCTCATACCTGGGTCTGAACGTTGCCTGGCTCTGCTTCCTCAACAGCTTTCTGATCACACTCGTTCTATGTGTAGTCTGTCCAACCCCGCGGCTCGCACAGGGCTTGGCAGCAGTTCCCGCTGACAGCTTCTGTGAGTGGAGGATTAAATTTAACTTGGCTGCAGAGGACAGAACATGA